A section of the Leptospira kobayashii genome encodes:
- a CDS encoding phytanoyl-CoA dioxygenase family protein: protein MIDFYPEFEEKGFYLFQNFFSQKELDDLSEILSKANDEWQKVNFHPSYVNSNYLTSIRYCKDKEDRIRFFRWISREKLFSIAKKMIPTDPYFLNTQIFYNPKDKSKTPYWHRDVQYLGVSEEEQKKIIRKDSVIHFRIPFLDDPGLDFIPGSHSRWDTEEERIVRLELDGHKNNEEIYGSIKVPHTKRDLLVFSAHLLHRGDYSQERFSLDILYTSFQENEETLKSFGHFPEREIMDRLDNPGLFSAKETSDRI, encoded by the coding sequence ATGATTGATTTTTATCCGGAATTCGAAGAAAAAGGATTTTATCTTTTCCAAAATTTCTTTTCCCAAAAAGAACTTGATGATTTAAGTGAGATTCTTTCGAAAGCAAACGACGAATGGCAAAAGGTAAATTTTCATCCATCTTACGTGAATAGCAATTACCTTACCTCGATTCGTTATTGTAAAGACAAAGAAGACAGGATTCGTTTCTTCCGATGGATCTCTCGGGAAAAACTTTTTTCCATCGCAAAAAAGATGATACCGACGGATCCCTACTTTCTAAATACGCAGATATTTTATAACCCGAAAGACAAATCCAAAACACCATATTGGCACCGCGATGTACAATACTTAGGTGTTTCCGAAGAAGAACAGAAAAAAATCATTCGTAAAGATTCAGTCATTCATTTCCGGATTCCATTCCTTGATGATCCGGGTTTGGATTTCATTCCAGGTTCCCATTCCAGATGGGACACTGAGGAAGAAAGAATCGTTAGACTGGAGTTAGATGGTCATAAAAATAACGAAGAGATTTACGGAAGCATCAAAGTCCCTCATACAAAAAGGGATCTACTCGTATTCTCGGCCCATCTACTGCATAGAGGAGATTACTCCCAAGAAAGATTTTCTTTGGATATTTTATACACCAGCTTTCAGGAAAATGAGGAAACTCTAAAATCATTCGGACATTTTCCCGAACGGGAAATCATGGATCGGTTGGACAATCCGGGCTTATTCTCTGCAAAAGAAACTTCCGATAGGATCTGA
- a CDS encoding gamma-glutamyltransferase family protein translates to MKSKLKKIIFSLLTFFILSFLLYYFNSRPEEILEFDDPYHTDRPVASGKKMIAATGHPYATRAALAIMEKGGNAADAGVAALLVLNVTQGEEASFPGVAPLLYFDSASGKVESYTGAGVAPSLATIDYFRSRGYETIPTLKYSSQLVPASPDVIIALLQKYGTMSFSEVSSPAIQLAKQGFPVHKILMRNLNMNPIKRFGFSLLMPYNAEVYLKGKWWKPLFHKEKFTRPELADTLSELADAEKKSLALGKSRNEALTSVRDYFYKGTIAEKIAKAHSENDGTMTLDDLKNYSGHWEKPLQGTYNDYTIFSNRTWNQGGIVPIVLQILEGIDLKSMGHNSPEYIHTVIQAIELAMADRDKYFGDPDFVEVPVEGLLSKEYAKQRRSLIQKNAFGKTPPFGNPFQFERQKNKTQSNLIPKRNTKLNSYEENRISEVSLSNNNPTRYFWERTDSGKVGRDTTYLSIIDPKGNSISLTPSDFPQSPMIPGDITLGIRMTQFRLDQNHPSALLPGKRPTITPNASLVFHKGKFLMSFGTPGGDMQTQATVQVFLNLFVFGMNPQTAVNSPRFRSLNWPDSFSPHSYYPGRIELEEEIYEKYGTALKEKGYDVIGRPKWEYDFGAPCISLKDPETGALKGAGDPRKESWAEGR, encoded by the coding sequence ATGAAATCCAAACTGAAAAAAATCATTTTTTCGTTATTAACATTCTTTATCCTATCCTTCTTACTCTATTATTTCAATTCCAGACCGGAAGAAATTTTGGAATTCGATGATCCTTACCATACAGATAGACCGGTTGCCTCCGGAAAAAAAATGATAGCCGCTACGGGTCATCCTTATGCCACACGAGCCGCTCTTGCGATCATGGAAAAAGGCGGAAACGCTGCGGACGCAGGAGTTGCCGCATTACTTGTATTAAATGTAACACAAGGAGAGGAAGCTTCTTTTCCGGGGGTCGCACCTCTTCTCTATTTTGATTCCGCCTCGGGAAAAGTGGAAAGTTATACCGGTGCGGGAGTCGCACCTTCTCTTGCCACTATCGATTATTTCCGATCCAGAGGTTATGAAACCATCCCCACTCTCAAATACTCCTCTCAATTGGTTCCTGCTTCCCCCGACGTAATCATCGCCTTACTTCAAAAATACGGAACCATGAGTTTTTCCGAAGTCAGTTCACCTGCCATTCAATTGGCAAAACAAGGTTTTCCCGTTCATAAAATTCTAATGAGAAACCTGAATATGAATCCTATCAAACGATTCGGATTTTCACTGCTTATGCCTTATAATGCCGAAGTCTATCTCAAAGGAAAATGGTGGAAACCTTTGTTTCATAAGGAAAAATTCACGAGACCCGAACTTGCGGATACTTTATCCGAACTTGCTGACGCGGAAAAAAAATCCTTGGCTTTGGGTAAATCCAGAAACGAAGCATTAACCTCTGTTAGAGATTATTTTTACAAAGGAACAATCGCAGAAAAAATCGCAAAAGCACATAGCGAAAATGACGGAACGATGACATTGGATGATTTGAAAAATTATTCCGGTCATTGGGAAAAGCCGCTACAAGGAACTTATAATGATTATACGATATTTTCCAACCGGACTTGGAACCAGGGAGGAATAGTTCCCATTGTGTTACAAATTCTGGAAGGAATCGATTTGAAATCTATGGGCCACAATTCACCGGAATACATCCATACAGTGATTCAGGCAATTGAACTTGCCATGGCTGACCGGGACAAATACTTCGGGGATCCTGATTTTGTAGAAGTTCCAGTGGAAGGGCTTCTCAGCAAAGAATATGCCAAACAAAGAAGAAGTTTGATTCAGAAAAACGCATTCGGGAAAACTCCTCCTTTCGGAAATCCATTCCAATTCGAAAGACAAAAAAACAAAACTCAATCGAATTTAATTCCAAAAAGAAATACAAAATTAAATTCTTACGAAGAAAACCGTATAAGTGAAGTTAGTTTATCAAACAATAACCCTACACGGTATTTTTGGGAAAGAACGGATAGTGGAAAAGTAGGAAGAGATACAACGTATTTAAGCATCATCGACCCTAAAGGAAATTCCATTTCACTCACTCCTAGCGATTTTCCCCAATCTCCCATGATTCCGGGAGATATCACACTCGGAATACGAATGACTCAGTTTCGTCTGGATCAAAATCATCCGTCCGCTCTACTTCCCGGCAAAAGACCTACGATCACTCCCAATGCCTCTTTGGTATTTCATAAGGGAAAATTCCTAATGAGTTTCGGAACACCGGGAGGAGATATGCAAACTCAAGCTACAGTGCAAGTCTTTTTAAATCTATTCGTATTCGGAATGAACCCGCAAACAGCAGTTAATTCCCCCAGATTTCGATCCCTCAATTGGCCGGACTCCTTTTCACCTCATTCCTATTATCCGGGAAGAATCGAATTGGAAGAAGAAATTTATGAAAAATACGGAACCGCTTTAAAGGAAAAAGGTTATGATGTGATCGGCCGACCCAAGTGGGAATATGATTTCGGCGCTCCTTGTATTTCACTAAAAGATCCGGAAACAGGAGCTTTAAAAGGAGCGGGCGATCCTAGAAAGGAATCCTGGGCGGAAGGTAGATAA
- a CDS encoding LLM class flavin-dependent oxidoreductase: MNPAAKSISNIPLSVLDLVPITEGTSPSLSIQRSLDLAKKTEALGYNRIWFAEHHNMLGIGSAATSIIIGYVANGTSKIRVGSGGIMLPNHAPMVIAEQFGTLEALFPGRIDLGLGRAPGTDQLTTHALRRDKISGGQEFSDQLDELRYFLAPGFPGQKVRAVPGMGSSTPIWLLGSSGYSAELAGRLGLPFSFASHFAPEQLMYAIDLYKRVFTPSDVLDKPYIMLGVNLVAAESDEEAEKLATSQIISFLGLLRGNPKQMGPPLESLEGHWTPMEKAHIEQRLGSSVLGSPSTVKQKLNDFIEKTGADELIVNTMVYDYEKRIRSYEILSQIKKEAPVMV; encoded by the coding sequence ATGAACCCAGCTGCCAAATCCATTTCCAATATCCCTCTTTCCGTTTTGGATTTAGTTCCTATAACGGAAGGAACAAGTCCTTCCCTGTCCATCCAACGTAGTTTGGATTTGGCCAAAAAGACGGAAGCTCTCGGATACAATCGGATTTGGTTTGCAGAACATCATAATATGCTCGGGATCGGAAGTGCCGCCACTTCAATTATCATCGGTTATGTGGCGAACGGAACTTCTAAGATCAGAGTGGGCTCCGGCGGAATCATGCTGCCAAATCATGCCCCGATGGTGATTGCAGAACAATTCGGAACCCTGGAGGCGCTTTTTCCGGGTAGAATCGATTTGGGTTTGGGTAGAGCACCCGGCACAGACCAACTAACAACGCATGCACTACGAAGGGATAAAATCTCAGGCGGTCAGGAATTTTCCGATCAATTGGACGAACTGAGATATTTTTTGGCTCCCGGTTTTCCCGGACAAAAAGTAAGGGCCGTTCCGGGAATGGGTTCCAGCACTCCGATCTGGTTACTCGGATCCAGCGGATACAGTGCGGAGCTCGCAGGTAGACTCGGTCTGCCATTCAGCTTTGCAAGCCACTTTGCCCCCGAACAATTGATGTATGCCATAGATCTTTACAAACGGGTTTTCACTCCTTCCGACGTCCTCGATAAACCTTATATTATGTTAGGTGTCAATCTTGTGGCGGCCGAATCCGATGAAGAAGCGGAAAAACTTGCTACTTCGCAAATCATAAGTTTTCTGGGACTACTTCGCGGAAATCCGAAACAAATGGGCCCTCCTTTGGAAAGCCTGGAAGGTCATTGGACACCGATGGAAAAAGCACATATAGAGCAAAGACTGGGATCTTCCGTTCTCGGCTCCCCTTCTACCGTAAAACAAAAATTAAACGATTTTATAGAAAAAACGGGAGCGGACGAATTGATCGTAAATACTATGGTTTACGATTATGAGAAGAGAATCCGTTCTTACGAAATTCTTTCTCAAATCAAGAAAGAAGCTCCCGTAATGGTTTGA
- a CDS encoding type 1 glutamine amidotransferase domain-containing protein — translation MILIPLPSNDFDPSEASIPWKLLSSAGFTFQFATPNGKKAKADERMLTGKGLGILKPGFIARKDARDAYAEMENSKEFQNPISYSSIKEKDYKALLLPGGHAPGMKEYLESKILQKTVVDFFHSEKPVAAICHGVLLAARSIDPKTNKSVLYDKQTTALLQKQELLAYYATRLWLGNYYKTYPLTVQAEVTGLLKSKEQFKTGGSLSQRDSLDDPDVGFTVLDGKYLSARWPGDAYQFTIRFKTLLS, via the coding sequence ATGATCCTTATTCCTCTCCCAAGTAACGATTTTGATCCGAGTGAAGCATCCATTCCTTGGAAGTTATTATCTAGTGCCGGCTTTACATTTCAGTTCGCCACACCGAATGGTAAAAAAGCGAAAGCCGACGAAAGAATGTTAACCGGAAAAGGTTTGGGAATTTTAAAACCGGGATTTATTGCCAGAAAAGACGCAAGAGACGCTTATGCGGAAATGGAAAATTCGAAAGAGTTTCAAAATCCGATTTCTTATTCAAGTATCAAAGAAAAAGATTACAAGGCTCTTCTTCTGCCCGGAGGACATGCGCCGGGCATGAAAGAGTATCTGGAATCAAAAATCTTACAAAAGACGGTGGTGGATTTTTTTCATTCGGAAAAACCTGTGGCAGCCATCTGTCACGGAGTTTTACTTGCGGCAAGAAGCATCGACCCGAAAACAAACAAATCAGTGTTATATGACAAACAAACGACCGCGCTTTTGCAAAAACAGGAACTACTCGCATATTACGCTACTAGACTTTGGCTTGGAAATTATTATAAAACTTATCCGCTCACCGTACAAGCGGAAGTGACCGGACTTTTAAAATCAAAAGAACAATTCAAGACAGGCGGAAGTTTGTCTCAAAGGGATAGTTTGGATGATCCGGATGTAGGTTTTACCGTTTTGGATGGAAAATATCTTTCCGCCAGATGGCCGGGAGATGCTTATCAATTTACAATCCGATTTAAAACTCTCTTAAGTTAG
- a CDS encoding YndJ family transporter codes for MSLIIQSVLGYGILVLIPFLHRTVEPDPTGRRFSLLWMAAGAGALSLFFTVQSHFGIFFAVLWLLWCIGNSITKFLKFLIWGQDHFGVFLNFIASVLLVGGSIWLLSTRFSFPFLGFGEPWKTLTAVHFHFSGFLLVSVFAVYRDKVRNCSSILESKIYIAFNCFYLFGFVLVAIGLTGLRTIELWGTSVLFCSALVNLYLLLKSVWKDSLIYDQAVILCIGVSGFISFSLALMYSWRIFPTLNVHWMILTHGILNAFLLLPLLFYLTDRQKIRFPVRKFSFSKIRSNGKIESDFFHSYLSEENQKEGLTDDFSEFRREDFDPDLIHPSVRNFYESTNKYELNVKVAPNRFFRFTWKFLVKPFFAKLQQLNLPDKDKKILGTINSISCEKDGRPSPRGWMRVDAETGKPIYAAAYSMHKTDRTTYMNIAFPLPYFNMTSVLHIEYSDRPSGIQLTTIHTLHPLGDQGVYLVFAGLGVRLPLDETIEVWFDQGLKARHKMWFLGWHYLTLDYTMDLKHK; via the coding sequence ATGAGTTTAATCATTCAGTCGGTATTGGGCTATGGAATTTTGGTTTTGATTCCATTTTTACATAGAACTGTTGAACCCGATCCTACCGGACGGAGGTTTTCTTTATTATGGATGGCTGCCGGCGCGGGCGCTTTGAGCTTGTTTTTTACCGTACAAAGTCATTTCGGAATATTTTTTGCCGTATTATGGTTGTTATGGTGTATCGGTAATTCTATTACGAAATTTTTGAAATTTCTGATTTGGGGACAGGATCATTTCGGAGTTTTTTTGAATTTCATAGCATCCGTTCTGCTTGTTGGAGGAAGTATCTGGCTTCTTTCCACTAGATTTTCCTTTCCGTTTTTAGGCTTCGGCGAACCTTGGAAAACTTTAACAGCAGTTCATTTTCATTTTTCGGGATTCCTACTTGTTTCCGTTTTTGCAGTTTATAGAGATAAAGTGCGCAATTGTTCCTCGATTCTTGAATCGAAAATTTACATTGCATTCAATTGTTTTTATCTTTTCGGTTTTGTATTGGTTGCTATCGGTCTTACGGGACTGCGGACTATCGAGCTTTGGGGCACATCGGTTTTATTCTGTTCCGCACTAGTCAATCTATATCTTTTATTAAAGTCGGTTTGGAAAGATTCGCTTATCTACGATCAGGCGGTGATTCTTTGCATCGGAGTTTCCGGCTTTATTTCTTTTTCTTTGGCATTGATGTATTCATGGCGAATTTTTCCCACGTTGAATGTTCATTGGATGATTTTGACTCATGGAATATTGAATGCGTTTTTGTTACTGCCTTTGCTCTTTTACTTAACGGATAGGCAGAAAATTAGATTTCCCGTTCGCAAATTTTCTTTTAGCAAAATCCGTTCGAATGGAAAAATAGAATCCGATTTTTTTCATTCCTATCTTTCCGAAGAGAATCAAAAGGAAGGTTTGACGGATGATTTTTCGGAATTCAGAAGAGAGGATTTTGATCCGGATTTGATTCATCCTTCCGTAAGAAATTTTTATGAATCTACTAACAAATATGAACTGAATGTAAAAGTAGCGCCGAATCGTTTCTTTCGGTTTACCTGGAAATTTTTGGTAAAACCTTTTTTTGCGAAACTGCAGCAGTTGAATTTACCGGACAAAGATAAAAAAATTCTGGGAACTATAAATTCGATCTCCTGCGAAAAAGACGGCCGTCCTTCTCCCAGAGGATGGATGAGAGTCGATGCAGAAACAGGAAAGCCGATTTATGCGGCGGCTTATTCCATGCATAAAACGGATCGGACAACTTATATGAATATCGCATTTCCGCTTCCTTATTTCAATATGACAAGTGTTTTGCATATTGAATATTCGGATCGCCCTTCCGGGATTCAACTAACAACGATTCATACACTGCATCCTTTGGGAGACCAAGGTGTGTATTTGGTATTTGCTGGTTTAGGAGTTCGGTTGCCTTTGGATGAAACCATTGAAGTTTGGTTTGACCAGGGACTCAAAGCGAGGCATAAGATGTGGTTTTTGGGTTGGCATTATTTAACTTTGGATTATACGATGGATTTAAAACATAAGTAA
- a CDS encoding DUF1801 domain-containing protein, giving the protein MKKEILRSPKSKTKKIRFENTFVAEVFAGYPEKIREKLLSLRQLILDTASKSEEVGNLEETLKWGEPSYLTTQTKSGSTIRIHTVRENPEQYAVYFNCQTNLVGSFRKKYPTKFTFGGNRSIIFHLKDKIPVKELEDCISQALTYHKRKA; this is encoded by the coding sequence ATGAAAAAGGAAATTCTGCGTTCCCCCAAATCCAAAACTAAAAAAATCCGATTTGAAAACACTTTCGTTGCTGAAGTGTTTGCCGGATATCCTGAAAAGATCAGGGAGAAACTGCTTTCTCTGAGACAGCTCATCTTAGATACAGCTTCCAAAAGTGAAGAGGTCGGGAATCTGGAAGAAACTTTAAAATGGGGTGAACCTAGTTATCTAACTACCCAAACGAAATCGGGAAGCACGATTCGCATCCATACGGTGCGGGAAAATCCGGAACAGTATGCTGTTTATTTCAACTGTCAGACGAATTTAGTCGGTAGTTTCAGAAAGAAATACCCCACCAAATTTACATTTGGTGGAAATAGAAGTATTATCTTCCATTTGAAAGACAAGATTCCGGTTAAGGAGCTGGAAGATTGTATTTCGCAGGCTTTGACTTATCACAAAAGGAAAGCTTGA